A genomic stretch from Octopus bimaculoides isolate UCB-OBI-ISO-001 chromosome 15, ASM119413v2, whole genome shotgun sequence includes:
- the LOC106881478 gene encoding 5-methylcytosine rRNA methyltransferase NSUN4 isoform X1 codes for MFTNSLLTIFRCHQTTLTRYTDLLIQPRRFRYKKKWATHYKEKTHCDRALEYFDVFYKPLYGKLWPSIRISLLSNHKYCALVNNFSFVENTTKFLERLGCHDIIQRAKTTEPQFHEDSVERSKISDISESIVENTIGSDDSDFEDQNRTNLTAFLPVKKVYSSKQLQKKEELEQSVYMPQNIALKVVPCSISALPEHLKVYCFKRGNTSTFPSPKIHKTGLLDYFLLDAASILPVIALDLQRKDTVLDLCAAPGGKTLAISQTLLIKDIVCNDISYSRLSHLKNMLRFYIGDFENNFSFEFLKDNGCHFNDPVFDKVLVDVPCNTDRHVLLSEDNNLFKPGRIDERISLPEQQRNLLVSGIKSCKPGGSVVYSTCTLSFAQNDGVIQSAYDYLMQNSNIDIVVEDLQPLFSCFRDTFSFYGGTRFGELVLPCLSSNFGPMYICKIKRLS; via the exons ATGTTCACCAATTCGTTGTTAACGATATTTCGGTGTCACCAAACAACACTGACTCGATATACAGACTTATTGATTCAACCGAGACGATttagatataaaaagaaatgg GCAACTCACtacaaagaaaaaacacactGCGACCGCGCCCTTGAATATTTTGATGTGTTCTACAAACCACTTTATGGGAAACTGTGGCCTTCAATTCGGATTTCCCTCCTCTCAAATCATAAATACTGTGCTCTTGTCAATAACTTCAGCTTCGTTGAAAACACCACCAAGTTTCTTGAGAGACTTGGCTGTCATGATATTATACAGCGTGCTAAGACTACAGAACCTCAGTTTCATGAAGATTCTGTTGAGAGAAGCAAAATAAGTGATATTTCAGAATCCATTGTAGAGAACACTATTGGTTCCGATGATTCAGATTTCGAAGACCAGAATCGCACTAATTTGACTGCATTTTTACCAGTGAAGAAAGTATATTCATCTAAACAGCTtcagaagaaagaagaattggAACAAAGTGTGTACATGCCACAGAACATTGCACTAAAAGTGGTTCCTTGTAGTATTTCAGCTCTCCCAGAACATCTGAAAGTTTACTGCTTTAAACGTGGAAATACCAGCACATTTCCATCTCCCAAGATTCATAAAACTGGTCTTTTAG ATTATTTCCTTTTGGATGCTGCGTCTATATTACCTGTTATTGCCCTTGACCTTCAACGCAAGGACACTGTCCTTGACCTTTGTGCTGCTCCTGGTGGGAAAACATTGGCTATTTCACAAACATTACTGATTA AAGACATAGTCTGCAATGACATTTCCTATTCCCGTTTGAGTCATCTCAAGAATATGCTACGCTTCTACATTGgtgattttgaaaataacttttcCTTTGAATTTCTCAAGGATAACGGTTGCCATTTTAACGATCCAGTCTTTGATAAG GTGCTTGTTGATGTTCCTTGCAATACTGATAGACATGTTTTGCTGAGCGAAGATAACAACCTTTTCAAACCTGGTCGTATTGATGAAAGAATCAGTCTGCCAGAGCAGCAGAGAAATCTACTCGT gTCTGGAATTAAAAGTTGCAAGCCTGGAGGATCTGTTGTCTATTCTACTTGTACATTGTCATTTGCTCAAAACGATGGTGTCATTCAAAGTGCTTATGACTATCTGATGCAGAATTCAAACATTGACATTGTAGTGGAAGACCTTCAGCCTCTATTTAGTTGCTTCAGAGATACTTTCTCATTTTATGGTGGCACCAGATTTGGAGAATTAGTTCTTCCTTGTctctcttcaaactttgggccaatgtatatatgtaaaataaaaagactTTCATAA
- the LOC106881478 gene encoding 5-methylcytosine rRNA methyltransferase NSUN4 isoform X2 translates to MATHYKEKTHCDRALEYFDVFYKPLYGKLWPSIRISLLSNHKYCALVNNFSFVENTTKFLERLGCHDIIQRAKTTEPQFHEDSVERSKISDISESIVENTIGSDDSDFEDQNRTNLTAFLPVKKVYSSKQLQKKEELEQSVYMPQNIALKVVPCSISALPEHLKVYCFKRGNTSTFPSPKIHKTGLLDYFLLDAASILPVIALDLQRKDTVLDLCAAPGGKTLAISQTLLIKDIVCNDISYSRLSHLKNMLRFYIGDFENNFSFEFLKDNGCHFNDPVFDKVLVDVPCNTDRHVLLSEDNNLFKPGRIDERISLPEQQRNLLVSGIKSCKPGGSVVYSTCTLSFAQNDGVIQSAYDYLMQNSNIDIVVEDLQPLFSCFRDTFSFYGGTRFGELVLPCLSSNFGPMYICKIKRLS, encoded by the exons ATG GCAACTCACtacaaagaaaaaacacactGCGACCGCGCCCTTGAATATTTTGATGTGTTCTACAAACCACTTTATGGGAAACTGTGGCCTTCAATTCGGATTTCCCTCCTCTCAAATCATAAATACTGTGCTCTTGTCAATAACTTCAGCTTCGTTGAAAACACCACCAAGTTTCTTGAGAGACTTGGCTGTCATGATATTATACAGCGTGCTAAGACTACAGAACCTCAGTTTCATGAAGATTCTGTTGAGAGAAGCAAAATAAGTGATATTTCAGAATCCATTGTAGAGAACACTATTGGTTCCGATGATTCAGATTTCGAAGACCAGAATCGCACTAATTTGACTGCATTTTTACCAGTGAAGAAAGTATATTCATCTAAACAGCTtcagaagaaagaagaattggAACAAAGTGTGTACATGCCACAGAACATTGCACTAAAAGTGGTTCCTTGTAGTATTTCAGCTCTCCCAGAACATCTGAAAGTTTACTGCTTTAAACGTGGAAATACCAGCACATTTCCATCTCCCAAGATTCATAAAACTGGTCTTTTAG ATTATTTCCTTTTGGATGCTGCGTCTATATTACCTGTTATTGCCCTTGACCTTCAACGCAAGGACACTGTCCTTGACCTTTGTGCTGCTCCTGGTGGGAAAACATTGGCTATTTCACAAACATTACTGATTA AAGACATAGTCTGCAATGACATTTCCTATTCCCGTTTGAGTCATCTCAAGAATATGCTACGCTTCTACATTGgtgattttgaaaataacttttcCTTTGAATTTCTCAAGGATAACGGTTGCCATTTTAACGATCCAGTCTTTGATAAG GTGCTTGTTGATGTTCCTTGCAATACTGATAGACATGTTTTGCTGAGCGAAGATAACAACCTTTTCAAACCTGGTCGTATTGATGAAAGAATCAGTCTGCCAGAGCAGCAGAGAAATCTACTCGT gTCTGGAATTAAAAGTTGCAAGCCTGGAGGATCTGTTGTCTATTCTACTTGTACATTGTCATTTGCTCAAAACGATGGTGTCATTCAAAGTGCTTATGACTATCTGATGCAGAATTCAAACATTGACATTGTAGTGGAAGACCTTCAGCCTCTATTTAGTTGCTTCAGAGATACTTTCTCATTTTATGGTGGCACCAGATTTGGAGAATTAGTTCTTCCTTGTctctcttcaaactttgggccaatgtatatatgtaaaataaaaagactTTCATAA
- the LOC106881482 gene encoding mucin-5AC translates to MQSQYNMRSPAVKRLMKEAQELKDPTELFYAQPLDDNLFEWHFTIRGPIDTDFDGGIFHGRIVLPPDYPMKPPSIIILTPNGRFEVNKKICLSISGHHPESWQPSWSIRTALLAIIGFMPTHGAGAIGSLDYTAEERKVLSKKSLCWKCPVCGSVNNVLKSLTDASKKTSEEAKDLASKINFQSEKGNKSGSDKASTTATTSSNAGFTLTGSSTVAGAEGGGATAASAASAAATTSTPTWMMPPNMNYPSPLNMGSMPGMFPQSSPFFAPMTGQFPYHFRFPYPPTSMDPNVNSMPNCRMMPPFPNPFLPPMFPASYAFPQPGVTDNSNASVANVMPFSFPFMPGFPTVPAAVSATSASVTTSAPVSSPATVTSSSTSSTEASQSKQLTSSSASKPTFTNPSTTTTTATTNKSLLNATGGISQNSTDSASTQGLSDPAQPPSSQRVSDNASDNTSPTVETITAGRNDVDVVACPSPSSSSPLASATQSTTSPGTTLRHRTTTAATTETQPTSSSSSETSLSSTTTTTTTAPANTSNTNTSATTTSSPPQMETADIASPPNATTQRPSSRGTASFVLMMMLGAMILLLCLRRLYVSVDHLPYSDYMQ, encoded by the exons ATGCAGAGCCAATACAACATGCGTAGTCCAG CTGTGAAGCGTCTAATGAAAGAGGCACAAGAACTGAAAGATCCAACTGAGTTATTCTATGCCCAACCATTAGAT gATAACTTATTTGAGTGGCATTTCACAATTCGCGGTCCAATTGATACGGATTTTGATGGTGGAATTTTCCATGGCCGTATTGTACTTCCACCAGATTACCCCATGAAACCTCCcagtattattattttgact ccCAATGGTCGTTTCGAAGTTAACAAAAAAATCTGTCTGAGTATCTCTGGTCATCACCCAGAATCATGGCAACCATCTTGGTCAA TTCGCACTGCATTGTTAGCCATTATAGGATTTATGCCTACTCATGGGGCTGGTGCTATTGGATCCCTGGATTACACAGCTGAAGAACGGAAAGTACTTTCTAAAAA GTCCCTGTGCTGGAAATGTCCTGTATGTGGTTCTGTAAATAATGTGTTGAAATCCTTAACTGATGCTTCCAAGAAAACCAGTGAAGAAGCTAAAGATTTAGCTTCAAAGATTAATTTTCAG AGTGAGAAGGGAAATAAATCTGGCTCTGATAAGGCTTCTACGACTGCAACCACATCATCCAATGCTGGGTTTACACTGACTGGTAGCAGCACAGTAGCAGGAGCAGAAGGAGGAGGTGCAACAGCAGCAAGTGCAGCCTCTGCAGCAGCAACTACATCTACCCCAACCTGGATGATGCCACCCAACATGAACTATCCTTCACCCTTAAACATGGGCAGCATGCCCGGAATGTTTCCTCAGTCATCTCCCTTCTTTGCCCCGATGACTGGACAGTTTCCTTACCATTTCAGATTTCCATATCCTCCAACCAGTATGGACCCAAATGTCAATTCCATGCCAAATTGTCGAATGATGCCCCCATTTCCAAATCCATTTTTACCCCCAATGTTTCCGGCTAGTTATGCCTTTCCCCAGCCTGGTGTCACTGATAACTCAAACGCTTCCGTTGCGAATGTTATgccattttctttccctttcatgCCCGGTTTTCCGACTGTGCCTGCTGCCGTGTCTGCAACAAGTGCAAGTGTCACGACCTCTGCTCCTGTTTCAAGCCCTGCTACCGTAACATCCAGCTCCACCAGTTCAACAGAAGCTTCTCAGTCGAAACAGCTGACTTCATCTTCTGCATCCAAACCAACTTTTACTAATCcgtccaccacaaccactactgctactactaataaatCCTTACTTAATGCCACTGGAGGCATATCCCAAAACAGTACAGATTCTGCTAGCACCCAAGGTCTTTCAGATCCAGCCCAGCCGCCATCGTCACAGCGAGTCTCAGATAATGCGTCAGACAACACATCACCAACAGTAGAGACCATCACAGCTGGTAGGAATGATGTGGATGTTGTCGCCTGTCCTTCaccttcctcctcttctcctcttgCTTCTGCCACACAAAGCACGACTTCGCCTGGAACTACACTTCGGCATCGTACGACGACTGCTGCTACGACAGAAACACAACCaacatcttcgtcgtcatcagaAACATCGCTatcatcaacgacaacaacaacaacaacagcaccagcaaaCACGTCTAATACAAACACATCCGCCACTACAACATCATCACCTCCACAGATGGAGACTGCAGACATAGCTTCACCGCCAAATGCTACTACGCAGAGACCCTCTTCAAGGGGTACAGCGAGCTTTGTTCTGATGATGATGCTAGGAGCAATGATCCTTTTGCTGTGTTTGCGCCGTCTTTATGTCAGTGTGGACCATTTACCATATTCAGATTATATGCAGTAG